The following is a genomic window from Candidatus Omnitrophota bacterium.
ACCACAGGAAGGTGCTGGTGAGGCCGAGGATGGTAATAGCCATCCCTTCCGGCATTACTGAGGTTGAAAAAAGAGCGGTCAAGGATTCGGCTGAGAGGGCGGGCGCCAGGGAGGTCTATCTGGTAGAGGAGCCGGTCGCGGCGGCCATAGGCGTGGGTATGCCCATACAGGAACCGATAGCCAATATGATAATAGATATCGGCGGCGGCACCACCGAGATCGCGGTCATTTCCTTAAAAGGCATCGTGTTCTCAAAATCAATAAGGATAGGCGGGGATGAAATGGACCTTGCCATTACCGAATATCTCAAGAAGACATATAATGTTATGACGGGCGAGCGCACCGCGGAGAATATCAAGATAAAGATCGGTTCCGCATACGCGCTTGACGAAGAATTGACCATGGAAGTCAAGGGCAGGGACCTGGTAGCAGGGCTGCCCAAGACCATAAATATAACCTCTGAAGAGATCAGAGACGCCTTGCAGGAGCCGGTCAGGGCGATACTTGAGGCGGCTAAGGTCGCCCTTGAAAGAACGCCCCCCGAATTGTCGGCCGATCTGATAGAGCACGGCATAGTTATGGCCGGCGGCGGGTCGCTGCTTCGCGGCCTTGATAGATTGATCGCGGATGAGACAGGCCTGCCTGTTCATGTCGCTGACGACCCGCTCACCGCGGTGGCTCTGGGAACGGGCAAGGTTTTGACCGAACTGCGTTATTTGAAGGAAGTGACCGTCCGCTCCAAGTCAGAGTTATAACGCCTTAAGATGTGTTTGGATCACGACAGAAAACCCCCTCAAAATTTATTGCTGTAATCCTTTGTTCCGCACTCCTCGCCTTATTCATCATATCCGTTAGAGCGCAGGTAAATAACATTATCAGATTGCCGTTAACCGCGGCAGACCTTATCAGCAGAGAATTCAAGGCGCTTCTCAGG
Proteins encoded in this region:
- a CDS encoding rod shape-determining protein, which codes for MRVKLKNILGKAINYILGLFSNDLGIDLGTATTLVYVKGEGVVLCEPSVVAIDRINRKVKAVGEEAKRMLGRTPGNITAIRPMKDGVIADFEITEAMLRHFIKKVHHRKVLVRPRMVIAIPSGITEVEKRAVKDSAERAGAREVYLVEEPVAAAIGVGMPIQEPIANMIIDIGGGTTEIAVISLKGIVFSKSIRIGGDEMDLAITEYLKKTYNVMTGERTAENIKIKIGSAYALDEELTMEVKGRDLVAGLPKTINITSEEIRDALQEPVRAILEAAKVALERTPPELSADLIEHGIVMAGGGSLLRGLDRLIADETGLPVHVADDPLTAVALGTGKVLTELRYLKEVTVRSKSEL